A section of the Agromyces aurantiacus genome encodes:
- a CDS encoding LytR C-terminal domain-containing protein, translating into MAQKFPRDRFDSIPHGIERVGAHRAPARRRARWITFGWAALATVVLAVAGIAAVSVFNNRLNFDDVAAPTGSPTPVATVPPTVAPDIPVTVLNGTTTTGLAAKASEALAAGGVPVGVASNADSSDIEQTVVYYASADLEGAARGVAQLLPGAEVRLSEDFAAEGLQLVAVLGADYAEQVAG; encoded by the coding sequence ATGGCGCAGAAGTTCCCCCGCGACCGATTCGACTCGATCCCGCACGGCATCGAGCGGGTGGGCGCGCACCGCGCGCCCGCGCGTCGCCGGGCGCGGTGGATCACCTTCGGCTGGGCCGCGCTCGCGACGGTCGTGCTCGCGGTCGCGGGCATCGCGGCCGTGTCGGTATTCAACAACCGACTGAACTTCGACGACGTGGCCGCGCCGACGGGCTCGCCGACGCCGGTCGCGACGGTCCCGCCGACGGTCGCCCCCGACATCCCCGTCACGGTGCTCAACGGCACCACCACCACGGGACTCGCGGCCAAGGCGAGCGAGGCGCTCGCCGCGGGCGGGGTGCCCGTCGGCGTCGCCTCGAACGCGGACTCGTCCGACATCGAGCAGACCGTGGTGTACTACGCCTCCGCCGACCTCGAGGGGGCGGCCCGCGGCGTCGCCCAGCTCCTGCCGGGCGCCGAGGTGCGACTGAGTGAGGACTTCGCGGCCGAGGGCCTGCAGCTGGTCGCCGTCCTCGGCGCCGACTACGCCGAGCAGGTCGCCGGCTGA
- a CDS encoding DUF3263 domain-containing protein, which translates to MEPAAGLDDRQRDILAFEARAWRDAARKADAIRDELGMSAARYYRLLGALVDSPAALRHDPMLVKRLQRQRDARADARARRTIPHGHPLG; encoded by the coding sequence GTGGAGCCCGCGGCCGGACTCGACGACCGGCAGCGCGACATCCTCGCCTTCGAGGCACGCGCGTGGCGCGACGCCGCGCGGAAGGCCGATGCGATCCGCGACGAGCTCGGCATGTCGGCCGCGCGGTACTACCGGCTGCTGGGCGCGCTGGTCGATTCGCCGGCGGCGCTGCGGCACGACCCGATGCTCGTCAAGCGGCTGCAACGGCAGCGCGACGCGCGCGCGGACGCCCGCGCACGTCGTACGATTCCCCACGGCCATCCGCTCGGCTGA
- a CDS encoding ABC transporter ATP-binding protein, whose amino-acid sequence MASVTFDKATRLYPGGTRPAVDKLDLEIADGEFLVLVGPSGCGKSTSLRMLAGLEEVNEGNIFIGDRNVTDVPPKDRDIAMVFQNYALYPHMTVAENMGFALKIAGVGKEERAARVLEAAKLLDLEPYLNRKPKALSGGQRQRVAMGRAIVRQPQVFLMDEPLSNLDAKLRVQTRTQIASLQRRLGVTTVYVTHDQTEALTMGDRIAVLKDGVLQQVGTPRELYERPNNVFVAGFIGSPAMNLFHADVVDGGIKFGSATVAVEREALASATSGVVTVGVRPEDIQVSSTQGEGLEVVVDLVEELGADGYLYGHSTIEGRRTDIVARVDGRVHPFAGDTVYLLPTPKHVHVFDAESGARLLEAPVAS is encoded by the coding sequence ATGGCGTCAGTCACGTTCGACAAGGCCACCCGCCTCTACCCCGGTGGCACCCGTCCCGCCGTCGACAAGCTCGACCTCGAGATCGCCGACGGCGAGTTCCTCGTCCTGGTCGGCCCCTCGGGCTGCGGCAAGTCCACCTCGCTCCGCATGCTGGCGGGCCTCGAAGAGGTCAACGAGGGCAACATCTTCATCGGCGACCGCAACGTCACCGACGTGCCGCCGAAGGACCGCGACATCGCGATGGTCTTCCAGAACTACGCGCTCTACCCGCACATGACCGTCGCCGAGAACATGGGCTTCGCGCTCAAGATCGCCGGCGTCGGCAAGGAGGAGCGCGCCGCGCGGGTGCTCGAGGCCGCGAAGCTGCTCGACCTCGAGCCCTACCTCAACCGCAAGCCGAAGGCGCTCTCGGGCGGCCAGCGCCAGCGCGTCGCCATGGGCCGCGCCATCGTGCGCCAGCCGCAGGTGTTCCTCATGGACGAGCCGCTGTCGAACCTCGACGCCAAGCTCCGCGTCCAGACCCGCACCCAGATCGCCTCGCTGCAGCGCCGCCTCGGCGTCACCACGGTCTACGTCACGCACGACCAGACCGAGGCGCTCACCATGGGCGACCGCATCGCGGTGCTCAAGGACGGCGTGCTCCAGCAGGTCGGCACCCCGCGCGAGCTCTACGAGCGGCCGAACAACGTCTTCGTCGCGGGCTTCATCGGCTCGCCGGCGATGAACCTGTTCCACGCCGACGTGGTCGACGGCGGCATCAAGTTCGGCTCCGCGACGGTGGCGGTCGAGCGCGAGGCGCTCGCCTCCGCGACGAGCGGCGTCGTCACGGTCGGCGTGCGCCCCGAGGACATCCAGGTCTCGAGCACGCAGGGCGAGGGCCTCGAGGTCGTCGTCGACCTCGTCGAGGAGCTCGGCGCCGACGGCTACCTCTACGGCCACTCGACCATCGAGGGCAGGCGCACCGACATCGTCGCGCGCGTCGACGGCCGCGTGCACCCCTTCGCGGGCGACACGGTCTACCTGCTCCCGACGCCGAAGCACGTGCACGTGTTCGACGCCGAGTCGGGTGCCCGCCTCCTCGAGGCGCCGGTCGCCAGCTGA
- a CDS encoding nitroreductase family protein codes for MRAAALARRSWPKVTDDAPDDAELADLLEAAGRVADHGALVPWRVIALRGEARRRLGDALVEAAAVEGEAAAKLAAKPVRAPLLLALVAVVQPHPKVAEWEQEACAAGVGHMLTLLLDEAGWGVMWRTGPHTRHPVVAGMHGLAEGERLMGWLYVGGKPATGRPERRRAPVAEGRLSSLD; via the coding sequence GTGCGAGCGGCGGCGCTGGCGCGACGCTCCTGGCCGAAGGTGACGGATGACGCACCCGACGACGCCGAGCTGGCCGACCTCCTCGAGGCGGCGGGGCGGGTCGCCGACCACGGCGCGCTCGTGCCCTGGCGGGTGATCGCCCTTCGCGGTGAGGCGCGGCGGCGCCTCGGCGACGCGCTCGTCGAGGCCGCCGCCGTCGAGGGGGAGGCCGCGGCGAAGCTCGCCGCGAAGCCGGTGCGCGCGCCGCTGCTGCTCGCGCTCGTGGCGGTCGTGCAGCCGCACCCGAAGGTGGCCGAGTGGGAGCAGGAGGCCTGCGCGGCCGGCGTCGGCCACATGCTGACCCTCCTGCTCGACGAGGCCGGATGGGGCGTCATGTGGCGCACCGGCCCGCACACGCGCCATCCGGTGGTCGCCGGGATGCACGGCCTCGCCGAGGGCGAGCGGCTCATGGGGTGGCTCTACGTGGGCGGCAAGCCGGCCACCGGGCGGCCCGAGCGTCGTCGGGCGCCGGTCGCCGAGGGTCGCCTCAGCTCGCTGGACTGA
- a CDS encoding DsbA family protein, which produces MSTGGPNQPRPTRNERREAAREKARLLREEQKKRDRRNKLLIQGGVIVAILAVAGLIVALVLGNAPAGGPGPKNMASDGIVLVGGEGGIQAVETPAIPDGGEPTPTEPDESGTVANIVTYIDYLCPYCGQFETTNNETMRTMVESGAATLEVHPIAILTNKSAGTQYSLRAANAAACVAEYSPEAFFDFNALMFENQPEELSTGLTNDEIKKLASQAGAASSVDSCIDQTRFKGWVQDATERALTGPIPNSELDSVTGTPTVLVNGKQYVGSLEDSAEFQAFVLQAAGESYSESTATPTPTPTPAAQ; this is translated from the coding sequence ATGAGCACTGGCGGACCGAACCAGCCACGTCCCACCCGTAACGAGCGTCGCGAGGCGGCCCGCGAGAAGGCCAGGCTGCTCCGGGAGGAGCAGAAGAAGCGCGACCGCCGCAACAAGCTCCTGATCCAGGGCGGCGTCATCGTGGCGATCCTCGCGGTGGCCGGCCTGATCGTCGCGCTCGTCCTCGGCAATGCGCCGGCGGGCGGTCCGGGGCCGAAGAACATGGCCAGCGACGGCATCGTGCTGGTCGGCGGCGAGGGCGGCATCCAGGCCGTCGAGACGCCGGCCATCCCCGATGGCGGCGAGCCCACGCCCACCGAGCCCGACGAGAGCGGCACCGTCGCCAACATCGTCACCTACATCGACTACCTGTGCCCGTACTGCGGCCAGTTCGAGACGACGAACAACGAGACCATGCGCACGATGGTCGAGTCGGGCGCCGCCACGCTCGAGGTGCACCCGATCGCGATCCTCACCAACAAGTCCGCGGGCACGCAGTACTCCCTGCGTGCGGCGAACGCGGCCGCGTGCGTGGCCGAGTACTCGCCCGAGGCGTTCTTCGACTTCAACGCGCTGATGTTCGAGAACCAGCCCGAGGAGCTCTCGACGGGGCTCACGAACGACGAGATCAAGAAGCTCGCGTCGCAGGCCGGGGCCGCCTCGTCGGTCGACTCGTGCATCGACCAGACCCGGTTCAAGGGCTGGGTGCAGGATGCCACGGAGCGAGCGCTGACCGGCCCGATCCCGAACTCCGAGCTCGACTCGGTCACGGGCACCCCGACCGTGCTCGTGAACGGCAAGCAGTACGTCGGCTCGCTCGAGGACTCCGCCGAGTTCCAGGCGTTCGTGCTCCAGGCGGCCGGCGAGAGCTACTCGGAGTCCACGGCGACGCCCACGCCGACCCCGACGCCCGCGGCGCAGTAG
- a CDS encoding response regulator transcription factor: MSDGPRILIVDDEPNIRDLLTTSLRFAGFAVRAVANGAQTISAVLEEEPDLIILDVMLPDMNGFGVTKRLRSAGYTAPILFLTAKDDTEDKITGLTVGGDDYVTKPFRLDEIVARIRAILRRTMHAEEDAVIRTGELTMDQDTHEVLVGDVPVELSPTEFKLLRYLMLNPNRVLSKAQILDHVWEYDFNGDAGIVESYISYLRRKLDQHSTEPLIQTKRGFGYMLKSSKS; this comes from the coding sequence ATGAGCGACGGACCTCGCATCCTGATCGTCGACGACGAGCCCAACATCCGCGACCTGCTGACCACGAGCCTCCGGTTCGCGGGCTTCGCGGTGCGCGCGGTGGCCAACGGTGCGCAGACCATCTCGGCGGTGCTCGAGGAGGAGCCCGACCTCATCATCCTCGACGTCATGCTGCCCGACATGAACGGGTTCGGCGTGACCAAGCGGCTCCGCTCGGCGGGCTACACCGCGCCGATCCTCTTCCTCACCGCGAAGGACGACACCGAGGACAAGATCACCGGGCTCACGGTCGGCGGCGACGACTACGTCACCAAGCCGTTCAGACTCGACGAGATCGTCGCGCGCATCCGCGCCATCCTGCGCCGGACCATGCACGCCGAGGAGGACGCCGTCATCCGCACCGGCGAGCTCACGATGGACCAGGACACGCACGAGGTGCTCGTCGGCGACGTGCCGGTGGAGCTGTCCCCCACAGAATTCAAGCTGCTTCGCTACCTCATGCTGAACCCCAACCGCGTGCTGTCGAAGGCCCAGATCCTCGACCACGTGTGGGAGTACGACTTCAACGGCGACGCGGGCATCGTCGAGAGCTACATCTCGTACCTGCGTCGCAAGCTCGACCAGCACTCCACCGAGCCGCTCATCCAGACCAAGCGCGGCTTCGGGTACATGCTCAAGTCGTCGAAGTCGTAG
- a CDS encoding DMT family transporter, whose amino-acid sequence MTSTPAPGPADVAAPSIPSTPTSLGDHHPHHHAERSRVPMWAAVALTVVSGALVAVQSRINGQLATRLDDFAVAALISFGSGLLILLAVLAAWPAGRRGVGRLRAALRERRLARWMLLGGVAGAWFVATQGIAAGVLGVALFTVAIVAGQTLGGVVFDAIGIGPGGRRPLTVPRVAGAVLALAAIGWAVSAQVAAAVPVLLMVLPFSAGFAVSWQQAMNGRVRTAASSALAATLVNFAVGTTVLVVVLLVHAASVGWPTAMPAEPWLYAGGAVGCVFIAMQAALVRRVGVLVLALGIVAGQLAAALALDLLLPTSGHGVGLATIGGTVLALVAVALSSARRPARHTAPPAPVSPAS is encoded by the coding sequence ATGACCAGCACCCCCGCACCCGGCCCCGCGGATGTCGCGGCACCCTCCATCCCGTCGACGCCGACCTCGCTCGGCGACCACCACCCGCACCATCACGCCGAGCGATCGCGCGTGCCGATGTGGGCCGCGGTCGCGCTCACCGTGGTCTCGGGCGCACTCGTGGCCGTGCAGTCGCGCATCAACGGCCAGCTCGCGACCCGGCTCGACGACTTCGCGGTCGCCGCGCTGATCTCGTTCGGCTCGGGACTGCTGATCCTGCTCGCGGTGCTCGCGGCGTGGCCTGCGGGACGCCGCGGGGTCGGCCGCCTGCGTGCGGCGCTGCGCGAGCGGCGGCTCGCGAGGTGGATGCTGCTCGGCGGCGTCGCCGGCGCCTGGTTCGTCGCCACCCAGGGCATCGCGGCGGGCGTGCTCGGCGTCGCGCTGTTCACGGTCGCGATCGTCGCGGGGCAGACGCTCGGCGGCGTCGTCTTCGATGCGATCGGCATCGGACCCGGCGGTCGACGGCCGCTGACGGTCCCGCGCGTGGCCGGCGCCGTCCTGGCCCTCGCCGCGATCGGGTGGGCGGTGTCGGCCCAGGTGGCCGCCGCCGTGCCCGTGCTGCTCATGGTGCTGCCGTTCTCGGCGGGCTTCGCGGTCTCGTGGCAGCAGGCGATGAACGGGCGCGTCCGCACCGCCGCGTCGAGCGCGCTCGCGGCCACGCTCGTGAACTTCGCCGTGGGCACGACGGTGCTCGTCGTCGTGCTGCTCGTGCACGCGGCATCCGTCGGCTGGCCCACCGCCATGCCGGCCGAACCGTGGCTGTATGCGGGCGGCGCCGTCGGGTGCGTGTTCATCGCCATGCAGGCCGCGCTCGTGCGCCGCGTGGGGGTGCTCGTGCTCGCGCTCGGCATCGTGGCCGGGCAGCTCGCCGCGGCCCTCGCCCTCGACCTGCTGCTGCCGACCTCCGGGCACGGCGTGGGTCTCGCGACCATCGGCGGAACGGTGCTCGCGCTCGTGGCGGTCGCGCTCTCGAGCGCGCGTCGGCCGGCTCGCCACACGGCGCCGCCGGCGCCCGTCAGTCCAGCGAGCTGA
- a CDS encoding cold-shock protein → MANGTVKWFNAEKGYGFITVDGGGQDVFVHYSAIDMAGYKVLEEGQQVTFDVGSGAKGPQAEAVRPA, encoded by the coding sequence ATGGCGAACGGAACCGTCAAGTGGTTCAACGCTGAAAAGGGATACGGATTCATCACCGTCGACGGCGGAGGCCAGGACGTGTTCGTCCACTACTCCGCGATCGACATGGCGGGGTACAAGGTGCTCGAAGAGGGCCAGCAGGTGACCTTCGACGTCGGCTCGGGTGCCAAGGGCCCGCAGGCCGAGGCCGTTCGCCCGGCCTGA
- a CDS encoding sensor histidine kinase yields the protein MHQTLADRWSRISLRTKITGVTVLMLTLGLLVSGIGTAAMLRSYVESQLESKLSAIASGDYYKYFTQNGAEPDDDANLSGLDFSSSDDVFVAVYDPRTGEFLDHNWRDRDPSTYPTIPERLTQVDVVEQNQGGGYRVFSLRDSAGEPTFRGVYALMDADDRGGLAPIILAISSQDTERLLAAYLTIFLGFGLGVVLVGALLTRMLVTSTFAPLREVERTAAEIADGDFSQRLGGATPNTEVGRLNRSLNTMLNRIDRAFRDRARTIDQMRRFVGDASHELRTPLVSVRGYAELYRMGALQSPGDVAQAMDRIEKEAIRMGGLVEDLLALARLDEAKPLDLAEVDLVPLARDAALDAMAANPGRTVTVIAPEDLRTDSTEVVQVDVEVDLDAAPSRAAAGPIALAGATLARLRGRRAPTAADAGVTAGRARRGGARGTGSTRASRAEARAAAAAGRAAAEATGAETAIAASAATAGPPPAELPTVPVRRAIVLAEENKIRQVITNLMGNAMRFTPDDSPIEIRVSIDDAAERAMLEIVDHGEGVPPQIREKIFQRFWRADTSRTRETGGSGLGLAIVSSIVAAHNGHVDVVETPGGGATFRVALPLAGSAAAPQPVATA from the coding sequence ATGCACCAGACCCTCGCCGACCGGTGGAGCCGGATCTCGCTCCGGACCAAGATCACCGGCGTCACCGTGCTCATGCTGACGCTCGGCCTGCTGGTCTCCGGCATCGGCACGGCGGCGATGCTGCGCAGCTACGTCGAGAGCCAGCTCGAGTCCAAGCTCAGCGCGATCGCGTCGGGCGACTACTACAAGTACTTCACCCAGAACGGCGCCGAGCCCGACGACGACGCCAACCTCAGCGGACTCGACTTCAGCTCGTCCGACGACGTGTTCGTCGCCGTCTACGACCCCCGCACCGGCGAGTTCCTCGACCACAACTGGCGCGACCGCGACCCGTCGACCTACCCGACGATCCCCGAGCGCCTCACCCAGGTCGACGTGGTCGAGCAGAACCAGGGCGGCGGGTACCGGGTGTTCTCGCTGCGCGACTCCGCGGGCGAGCCGACGTTCCGTGGCGTGTACGCCCTCATGGACGCCGACGACCGGGGCGGGCTCGCGCCGATCATCCTCGCGATCTCCTCGCAGGACACCGAGCGCCTGCTCGCGGCATACCTCACGATCTTCCTCGGCTTCGGACTGGGCGTCGTGCTCGTCGGAGCGCTCCTGACCCGCATGCTCGTCACCTCGACCTTCGCCCCGCTGCGCGAGGTCGAGCGCACGGCGGCCGAGATCGCCGACGGCGACTTCAGCCAGCGGCTCGGCGGCGCCACCCCGAACACCGAGGTCGGGCGACTCAACCGGTCGCTGAACACGATGCTCAACCGCATCGACCGGGCGTTCCGCGACCGGGCCCGCACGATCGACCAGATGCGACGGTTCGTCGGCGACGCCTCGCACGAGCTGCGCACGCCCCTCGTCTCGGTGCGGGGGTACGCCGAGCTCTACCGCATGGGCGCGCTGCAGTCCCCCGGCGACGTGGCCCAGGCGATGGACCGCATCGAGAAGGAGGCCATCCGGATGGGGGGCCTCGTCGAGGATCTCCTCGCGCTCGCCCGGCTCGACGAGGCCAAGCCGCTCGACCTCGCCGAGGTCGACCTCGTGCCCCTCGCCCGCGACGCGGCGCTCGATGCCATGGCCGCGAACCCCGGCCGGACCGTGACCGTCATCGCGCCCGAGGACCTCAGGACCGATTCGACGGAGGTCGTCCAGGTCGACGTCGAGGTCGATCTCGACGCCGCGCCCTCGCGCGCGGCGGCGGGCCCCATCGCGCTCGCGGGCGCGACGCTCGCGCGCCTGCGCGGTCGCCGCGCGCCGACGGCCGCCGACGCCGGCGTCACCGCGGGACGCGCGCGACGGGGCGGGGCCCGCGGCACCGGGAGCACGCGCGCCTCGCGCGCCGAGGCGCGTGCCGCGGCCGCCGCCGGTCGGGCGGCCGCCGAGGCGACGGGCGCCGAGACCGCCATCGCCGCCTCCGCCGCGACAGCCGGCCCGCCGCCCGCCGAACTGCCGACCGTGCCCGTACGCCGTGCGATCGTGCTCGCCGAGGAGAACAAGATCCGGCAGGTCATCACCAACCTCATGGGCAACGCCATGCGGTTCACGCCCGACGACAGCCCGATCGAGATCCGCGTGTCGATCGACGACGCCGCGGAGCGGGCGATGCTCGAGATCGTGGACCACGGCGAGGGCGTGCCGCCGCAGATCCGCGAGAAGATCTTCCAGCGCTTCTGGCGCGCCGACACCTCGCGCACGCGCGAGACCGGCGGCTCCGGGCTGGGCCTCGCGATCGTCTCCTCGATCGTCGCCGCGCACAACGGGCACGTCGACGTCGTCGAGACGCCGGGCGGCGGGGCGACCTTCCGGGTGGCGCTGCCGCTGGCCGGCTCGGCGGCCGCGCCGCAGCCCGTGGCCACGGCCTGA
- a CDS encoding WXG100 family type VII secretion target produces the protein MTRYQVDSEQVRMATQSVQGTIGRVQSEIASLLAQLTGLQGSWSGQAASAFQGAVADWRGTQQHVEESLAALNRALAVAAAQYADAEQANARLFVR, from the coding sequence ATGACGCGTTACCAGGTCGACAGCGAGCAGGTCAGGATGGCCACCCAGAGCGTGCAGGGCACGATCGGGCGCGTGCAGTCCGAGATCGCCTCGCTGCTCGCGCAGCTCACGGGCCTGCAGGGTTCGTGGTCGGGCCAGGCGGCCTCGGCCTTCCAGGGCGCCGTCGCCGACTGGCGCGGCACGCAGCAGCACGTCGAGGAGAGCCTCGCTGCGCTGAACCGGGCGCTCGCCGTCGCGGCCGCGCAGTACGCCGATGCCGAGCAGGCGAACGCGCGGCTGTTCGTGCGTTGA
- the groL gene encoding chaperonin GroEL (60 kDa chaperone family; promotes refolding of misfolded polypeptides especially under stressful conditions; forms two stacked rings of heptamers to form a barrel-shaped 14mer; ends can be capped by GroES; misfolded proteins enter the barrel where they are refolded when GroES binds) → MAKIIAFDEEARRGLERGLNTLADAVKVTLGPRGRNVVLEKKWGAPTITNDGVSIAKEIELDDPYEKIGAELVKEVAKKTDDVAGDGTTTSVVLAQALVREGLRNVAAGADPISLKRGIEKAVTAVSEELLAAAKEVETKEEIAATASISAADAQIGEIIAEAIDKVGKEGVVTVEESNTFGTELELTEGMRFDKGYLSAYFVTDPERQEAVFEDPYILIANQKISNIKDLLPIVDKVIQSGKQLLIIAEDVDGEALATLVVNKIRGIFKSVAVKAPGFGDRRKAQLQDIAILTGGQVISEEVGLKLENATLDLLGQARKVVITKDETTIVEGAGDPDQIAGRVAQIRSEIENTDSDYDREKLQERLAKLAGGVAVIKAGAATEVELKERKHRIEDAVRNAKAAVEEGIVAGGGVALIQAGKAAFGKLELVGDEATGANIVKVAIEAPLKQIALNAGLEPGVVANKVSELPAGHGLNAATGEYGDLLAQGIIDPAKVTRSALQNAASIAGLFLTTEAVVADKPEKAAAAPAGDMGGGMDF, encoded by the coding sequence ATGGCAAAGATCATTGCTTTCGATGAGGAGGCCCGTCGCGGCCTCGAGCGTGGCCTCAACACGCTCGCCGACGCGGTCAAGGTGACCCTCGGCCCGCGCGGCCGCAACGTCGTCCTCGAGAAGAAGTGGGGCGCCCCCACCATCACGAACGACGGCGTGTCGATCGCCAAGGAGATCGAGCTCGACGACCCGTACGAGAAGATCGGCGCCGAGCTGGTCAAGGAGGTCGCGAAGAAGACCGACGACGTCGCCGGCGACGGCACCACCACGTCGGTCGTGCTCGCCCAGGCGCTGGTCCGCGAGGGCCTCCGCAACGTCGCCGCGGGCGCCGACCCCATCTCGCTCAAGCGCGGCATCGAGAAGGCCGTCACGGCCGTCTCCGAGGAGCTCCTCGCCGCCGCCAAGGAGGTCGAGACCAAGGAGGAGATCGCCGCCACCGCGTCGATCTCGGCCGCCGACGCGCAGATCGGCGAGATCATCGCCGAGGCGATCGACAAGGTCGGCAAGGAGGGCGTCGTCACCGTCGAGGAGTCGAACACCTTCGGCACCGAGCTCGAGCTGACCGAGGGCATGCGCTTCGACAAGGGCTACCTGTCGGCGTACTTCGTCACCGACCCCGAGCGCCAGGAGGCGGTCTTCGAGGACCCGTACATCCTCATCGCCAACCAGAAGATCTCGAACATCAAGGACCTGCTGCCGATCGTCGACAAGGTGATCCAGTCGGGCAAGCAGCTCCTGATCATCGCCGAGGACGTCGACGGCGAGGCCCTGGCCACGCTCGTCGTGAACAAGATCCGCGGCATCTTCAAGTCGGTCGCCGTCAAGGCGCCGGGCTTCGGCGACCGCCGCAAGGCCCAGCTCCAGGACATCGCGATCCTCACGGGCGGCCAGGTCATCTCCGAGGAGGTCGGCCTCAAGCTCGAGAACGCCACGCTCGACCTGCTCGGCCAGGCGCGCAAGGTCGTCATCACCAAGGACGAGACGACCATCGTCGAGGGCGCAGGCGACCCCGACCAGATCGCGGGCCGCGTCGCCCAGATCCGCTCGGAGATCGAGAACACCGACTCCGACTACGACCGCGAGAAGCTCCAGGAGCGCCTCGCCAAGCTCGCCGGCGGCGTGGCCGTCATCAAGGCGGGCGCGGCCACCGAGGTCGAGCTCAAGGAGCGCAAGCACCGCATCGAGGACGCCGTCCGCAACGCGAAGGCCGCCGTCGAGGAGGGCATCGTCGCCGGTGGTGGCGTCGCGCTCATCCAGGCCGGCAAGGCCGCGTTCGGCAAGCTCGAGCTCGTGGGCGACGAGGCGACCGGCGCGAACATCGTCAAGGTCGCCATCGAGGCGCCGCTCAAGCAGATCGCCCTCAACGCGGGCCTCGAGCCGGGCGTCGTCGCGAACAAGGTCTCCGAGCTGCCCGCGGGCCACGGCCTCAACGCCGCGACCGGCGAGTACGGCGACCTGCTCGCCCAGGGCATCATCGACCCGGCGAAGGTCACGCGCTCGGCGCTGCAGAACGCCGCGTCGATCGCCGGCCTCTTCCTCACGACCGAGGCCGTCGTCGCCGACAAGCCCGAGAAGGCCGCGGCCGCTCCGGCCGGCGACATGGGCGGCGGCATGGACTTCTAG
- the msrB gene encoding peptide-methionine (R)-S-oxide reductase MsrB, translating to MAYQVSKSDDEWREQLGDERYAVLREAATERPWTGELLDEERAGVYTCAACGAELFKSGTKFDSGCGWPSFYESVRPEAVELIEDTSLGMVRTEVRCANCGSHLGHVFPDGFGTPTGDRYCMNSIALDFAPES from the coding sequence ATGGCCTACCAGGTGAGCAAGTCCGACGACGAGTGGCGCGAGCAGCTCGGCGACGAGCGGTACGCCGTGCTGCGCGAGGCCGCGACCGAGCGCCCGTGGACGGGCGAGCTGCTCGACGAGGAGCGCGCGGGCGTCTACACCTGTGCGGCGTGCGGCGCCGAGCTGTTCAAGAGCGGCACCAAGTTCGACTCGGGGTGCGGCTGGCCGAGCTTCTACGAGTCGGTGCGGCCCGAAGCGGTCGAACTGATCGAGGACACCTCGCTCGGCATGGTCCGCACCGAGGTGCGCTGCGCGAACTGCGGCTCGCACCTCGGCCACGTGTTCCCCGACGGGTTCGGCACGCCGACCGGCGACCGCTACTGCATGAACTCGATCGCGCTCGACTTCGCGCCCGAGTCCTGA